The Eulemur rufifrons isolate Redbay chromosome 3, OSU_ERuf_1, whole genome shotgun sequence DNA segment CAAGGCAAAGAGAAGAGGAAATCCTAGGCTCCTTAGCTCATTTGGTTGAGAAAATAACGTGCCACCTCTCATCTCGGATCTGCCTTGAGACTGCGAAACCGGCCTGGGCCCAGACAGCTCCGGCCCGTCCAATGGCGCCCAGTGCGGGAGGGCAAGGTGACCGCGCGCGACGCGGGGCTGCAAGTGGACGCTTAGAGAGGCGGCGGGGTACGCACCGCCCGCGCCCTCCAAAGCCTCAGAGTCcagctctttcctctctcctccggCCCCGCCGCAGCGAGCTAAGGCTGCAGGGTCGGGTCCCCGGAACGGAGAAGGGGGCGCCTGCCCGGCCACCACCGCTCTGGAAGGTCGCGGAGGTGTCAGACGTGGCCACTCTCGGCCGccagcctccctcccccgccAGCTTTAGGAACTAAGGCGGCGTTTCTCAGCCGGTGGatgtctcctccctccctctccccaccaagcCCCGGCCAGGCAGGGTTTGCGGCTTTGTGTCTTTTCCTTTACCCCGCAGCCGCGCCCCGAGGCTAGTCGCTCGCCGTAACGAGCTAAGGTGCCAGCTCGGCCAAGTCACCCCGCAGAACTACGGTTTCCGCACCCTCGGCGCTTCATCTGTCAATGTGAATGGACCTAAGCTCTCCTTCTTCTCCCTAAATGGCCCACTCAGAGAATAAAAATGCGGTCTTTGAGCTCTCAGTAAGGGTATGGACCTTGGTTTTCAGAGGCCCGCGCGTCCCAGGTCTCCAGCCTTCCCCCGGGAAGTGACAGCTGGGGCGGTGCAGGACGCCCGCTCTCGGTGGTTGAAATCCATTTAAGGAGTAGAAGCCCTTGAGAGGGCAAAACTACCACCTGAAACGTCGGGGGCGCCGGGCCCACCGCGCCCAGATGCGCCCACCCGGGATCCTCGGCTTCTGAGCCCTCAGGGCGGCGCCCGGCTCCTCATCGGGTATCAGGGACAAACGCCCCCCGGGTCCTAGGTTGGGTTTGACTCCGCCTTCGGGCAAGCTCGGCTCTTGAAAACTGGAAGCCGAGAGGCAGGAGCTCGACCTCTGGACTCGGGTCCCGGCCTTGCGGGCCCCTGTTCAGGGTGGTGCGCCCGCGGAGGGCTTGTCTGGGGACCCTAGGTAGTACACGTGCCCAGCTTTTTGCTCCCCGACTCGACAAGCCTGGAGCGGCCGTAGTGCCCGCCCCAGCAAGCCTGCAGCGAGCGCTCTCCACTGAGGTCCCGGGGAAGGTCTGGAGAACTGATGAGTTAAGTGCGCGACCCCAGGGGACTGGGGGCGAGTCTAGCGTCGGCCAATGGCTGCGGTGGGCGGGGAGAAGACGGACCAGGGGGCCTCTGTGGGATGGGTCCCTTCCCTACCCTCGCTCTCCGGGTGCCCTGCGGCCCCGCCCACCCTCTTAAACCCGGCTCAGCCCTCGGGGCCCAACCGAAGCCTACCAGTTCCGAGCCCGCGTGGCCCTGCAGGGTCCTGGAGGTGCCTGTTCGGCTGCAGTGTTCTTGGAGGAGGGTGCCTGGAGGTAGGTGCCCGGCAGGGAGCGCGCCCAGGCGCCGGGCCCGTTGTCTTCCAGGGCGACTGGGTAACGCGGGCAGCACGCGCTGGCGCAGTTCGTTTTGGGTGGTTGGTTTGCCTTCTGGGGGCTTTTACTCCTTAAGCGGCTTTCAAACCCAAGTTGCAGATTCTTGGGGTGGGAGAAGGCCAGGAGCAGGGCGCCTTTGGAGGCTCGAGAGGAGACTAGCAGATGCCCACGTCGTGGCTGACCTCTTCTCCTGACCCCGTGTTCTTTAATTTCTGAGTCACGACCCTGCTTGGTTTCCTTATTGGGGTCATTGATCTCGTCCTCAAGACCCGAGGGCCCTGAAGGGGCCTCATTCCTCAGCCTGGGCGAACTTGCTGCGCGTCCATTAAAACGCCACCCTTTCTGGGCAGCTACGGCGATGCGGGGGCGGGAGGGCCACAGGTCGCCAAGGCTTTCCTCTCCCATCTGGCCTCGGGCTCGTCCTCGCCGGCTTGCGAGAGGCGACCCCAAGCCCCTAATCCCCCTGCTGGGATGACTGGTGCTTCCAGGGACTTGGGGGATGTGGCAGGACTCGGTCTGCGTGGGAAGTGGGACTAGTGGCTGGTCCCGGGGGAGCAGAAGGTGACGCGCCCCTCCGCTCCCGGCTGCCGGGACCACCAAGGCCCACTGATTCTGACCCAGGCTCGGAGCCCGGCGCGGGCTCCCGGGACCCACGCTGGGGGTCAGGGAGCGCGTCTCCACCTGCGCAGTCTGACCTCGGGCCCTTGGCGCTTCCCTCCTTGCTGGGGACCCGGCTTGGTAGCCCTGCGACCGCCTGGCCCTCGGCTGCTGGCCCCGGCCCGGGGGTCGAGAGGGCTCGGCGGCTCTGACAGACTCTGCAGAAGAGTTTTGTCGGaccaagaaggagggagagggagcttGAAACGGGTTTTGCAGGAACCGGGTTGGGGGCCGAATATAGAGATCGGGTGTTGGAAATCAGCCACGTTTGGTCAAGGTGTGCTCAGAGAGGGAAGGCGAAGGCGACACTAACCAGGAACTTGGAGTCGGGCGGGATCCTGGCAGATTTTCGTTTGGggctttttctgtttgtttttatttctttttgtttgtttgttttgttttgttttgtttttattgtgggaTAGGGCTTGAGGGATCGAATTGGGAAGTTTATCCAGTTCCCTTCGacctggggctggctggggagggggaggtcgGCGCGACCCCATACGGTCCCTGCTTTTCCGCAGAGCGGCGGAGCGCTGTGGCCGGGGATGGCTCTACCGCTGTGGCCGGGGACGGCTCTACCGCCGTGGCCAGGGACTGCTCTACCGCGGCCAGGTGAGGCCGGGCCTCAGGACAAGGTATGCCACCTGCCCGAGAGCAGCCGCCAGCTGCTGGCTGCTTACTGCACGTATTTCGCGACCTATGACCACTACAGAAGCCCTGTGACCACCGAGGAAGAGGATTTCCAACCCTTTCGGCAACTGAAGGCCGCGGTGTCAGCTGCCCCGGCCATGCCCCGCTTCGCCTTTCCGACGGCACCTCCCGTCCTGAACCCGGATCTGGCTCTGCAGAGGGAGCCGCTCTACGATCTGCCCTGGTACGACAAGTCACCACCATATTACCAgtttccccacctccccagggagTTTCCGCATTTTCTCAACAGCAGCCGCGAGTACGTGGGTACTAGCAGTGAAGATTTGGGTCCCGTTGGTGGCCGCAGCGCCAGTGGCCAGTGGTGCAGATCTGAAACGGTCATTTCACCATCTCCAGTGGATGCTTCCGGGTTACCTGAGGGGCTGAACACCTCCCAGTTATCTTGCTCACCCAGCAAGCGGTCTGAGGATGATCCCAAATCCTCCAACCCGGAGGGAAAGTCGCCTGGTCGTTTTCACTTCACCGAGAAGGACCTGCACTTGGTTCTGTATGGGGTCGCGCCCAGCCTGGAGCACCCGGCCAGCCTGCACCATGCGATTTCTGGCCTCCTGGTCCCGACGGACAGCGCTGGTAAAGGGAGTCCACACCATCTGGGAGCCGGGTTGGATGGCAGTAGAGTGGGAGCAGGAGTCGGGATGAGGCACTTCCAGGTGGCTCTAAGTCAGGGCAGGGGGCTGGTGTGCCTCCATCAGAGCCTGGGGAGTCTAAGCTCACTTCTGAGGCCCTGCTTAACTGCATGACTCCTAAGGTTGATTTTAGTGAGAGTTGAGGACCAGGAGAGAAATGGTTCATGCGATGGTCTTGTCACCTGGGATCAGATTCTACTGGATGTGCAAGGTATCTCTATGACATTCTCATACAGTTCACACTTAGACTCTCAGTACAGCCATCTGCCTTGACCTTGGTCAAGTATTAGCTCTGATTCTCaagtttcttaaattttccaGATGGGGTTTAATTACACATCCTTGCAAAAAGTTGTTCTGAGTCCCAAATGAGAATAGTTCTAGATAAAATTGTATATGAAAAGCTCAGgtaaaagaagcaggaaaaataataaagaacagataAATATCAAACTCAGGCTGATGGTTACCTTTAGGGAGTTGAGGAGGAAAATGCCTTATAAAAACGTTTCatgatacatttttctttgaggcagagtcccaatCTGTCACCCTGGTAGAGTgccgtgtcatcagcctagctcacagcaacctcaaactcctgggctcaagcaatcctcctgcctcaggctcccaagtagctaggactacaggcatgagccaccatgcccggctaattttttctatatatttttagctgtccatataatttctttctattttttagtagagacggggtctcactcttgctcaggctggtttcgaactcttgagctcaaacaatccgcctcggcctcccagagtgctaggattacaggcatgagccaccatgcccggccatgatacatttttagtgaaaaaaaatttaaccctgCCTTTTCCTAGGATCTGATTCTCTTCCTCACACTCTGGATAAAGACTCCCTTCAACTTCCAGAAGGTAAGCAGGACTCCTTGCTTGATCTCTTTCTCTCAACTAATGCAAAGTCACTTTCCTCATTCGCTTTTCCTGCCCTGGGTTTCCCCTAGGTCTCTGCCTCATGAAGACGATGTTTGGGGAAGTGCCACACTTTGGGGTGTTCTGCAGTAGTTTTATTGCCAAAGGAATGAGGTTTGGGCCCTTTCAAGGTACAGTGGTCAACGCCAGTGAAGTCAAGACCTATGGAGACAATTCTCTGATGTGGGAGGTAAGTATGTTTTGGTGGAGCTGCTGAAAGTGGGAAGGGAGATTGGCTGGGGAAATCTTGGCTTTTGCTGCTCTGGGAGAGTCCTGGTCAGAGGGAGAGGACATGCAGAGGGGACATGGAGGGCAGATACCTGCTATTCGTGTTGTTTGTAAAAGGAAGGAATGGTAGGTGTTCACTCCATGAGCATAGCGTGAATTCTGTATGTTTGTGGTGCCTTAAGTCATTTTAGTCTGGAGATTAGCCATGGAAtatacatttaaagaattaatacacTGTGTCACAtttacaaataaaaccaaatgctTTAGATATTATAGGATGCTGAAAGTAtgctaaagagaataaaaaaacaaattttaaaattcaatattattcatctgtaaaactactcaaggatttttaaaaactgatactcAAGTTCTAGTGATAGTGTACAGGGacatgctggtgggactgcagttTATTACAagcaggagaaaaatatttgtcagAATGTATCAGATACCTTAAAATGTCCAAAATCTCTTGGTCCTGAatttctacttctaggaatataGTTTAGGAAAAGATTCTGAAATCCAGGCCACGTGAAAGATGCTAATCATGAGGTTCTTTATAATAACAGAACATTGGAGACAGCGACATTACCAGcagcataaaaagaaataaattatggcTCTATCAATATGCTTGGAAACTTAGTGGggataaaatacaaaactaattAGTTGTCTATAAATTGTGGAATTAAACATaacctctttatttttctaaacctcTGCTTATGAAATTAGCATGTGTTCACTATTGAAATttgtgaatgaagaaaatgataaaagtaagaatctttaaaaatattaatatgtcacGTCATCTACAGGGATGTCCTTAAGCTAGTAAATCTACATATGCTACTTGTAATAATGTGGAAATCTATGTGGTGGACTCAAGTGTGAGATTTGGGttttaagttttaataaatttatagataaggcaaaaaaaaagtacagtgcAAACTTCATGTCTTATTTCATTTAGATCTTTGAAGATGATCATTTGAGCCACTTTATAGACGGAAATGGAAGTACTCGGAATTGGATGTCCTATGTCAACTGTGCCCGCTTCCCCAAAGAGCAGAACCTAGTTGCTGTGCAGTGTCAAGGGCATATATTTTACGAGAGCTACAAAGAGATCCACCAGAACCAAGAGCTCCTTGTGTGGTATGGAGACTGCTATGACAAATTTCTGGATATTCCCACTGGCCTTCAACTCCCAGAGCCCAGGAAGGAGCCATCTGAAGGCAAGTGTACGCCTGTGCGTCACCCAGCAAGGGCATCCTCTTATAGAAGGACTGGGCTCTTTTCCACAAACCCTCCTTGTGGCACCCCTCCCTTCCAAACGCTGCTGCAGGAGACTAGCAGAGAGTGTCTCTAACCAGGGGGGCATTGCCCAGATGAAGGAAAGTGTCCTCATCTTTCCAAAGCTGCTGAATCTGCCTCTATCCACAAGAAcaccttttcttcttccccctcacccctccccaagaataaaggaaaagtgaaataaatggaTGTAACTTCTACTGTAGGTGAACTGAACCAGTTTGTGATTCATCTCTGCCCAGGCTAACACAGCTGATGAAGCCATAGCACTACAGTAGCGTTTTTCAAATGGTGGGTTGCAGGGTTGCAATATGTTAATAGGGCGGGAAATCAATTTAGTGGTCGAGACcagcattaaagaaaaaagagagagaattagaATAAAGTAGAATGGAAAATATTGATGGGAATCACTTATGTAAGAGTACGCATTGTTTTGTGAAGTTTTTATTTCCAATGAGTACATGTGTGTATGCTGGGTgtcaactataaaatatatttcttactatgGGTCTCTGGCGAGTTTGAGAAACGTTGAGCTAGACTCTCATTCTCAGGCTTTAAGGTGGATATGAATCCCCCAGGATCTTGTGAACAATCTTCCTGCTCCCCGGACAGGTGGGTGGTGTAGGAGTGGGGGGACGTAGGTGGAGGTGGGAGTGAGGGCAAGATGGTGGGATTCTCTGTGGTCTGGTCTCATATTCGGCACCAGACCAAGTTTAAGCCTTTTTTGGTCACTTGCCAAAATGTCCCAactgcttttgaaataaaagtgaaaCATGTATTTGCTAAAGAGACACAAAATGTAATCATTGTctttttgagaaattatttaCCATTATGCatcagactcttttttttttatttcccgcCCCCAGACTCTTAAAACATTCATAACCTCTGATGTTTCAGTAATACTCTTCTGGAAATCTATCACTAAGAAATAGTCCAAAAGGAAAGAGCTTTGTCCACAAGGATTTTTACTATAGCACCACTCATATTAGTGAAAATCACAAACAACCTAAATGCGCAATAGTAGGataactgttaagaaaatgatgctacaggttgagtgtccctagtccaaaatgctctaaaatgcaaaactgtctgagcaccaacatgacaccacaagtggaaaatagttaagtacttaacacaaactttgtttcatgtgaaaaattatttaaaatattcaataaaattaccttcaggccatgtgtataaggtgtataggAAACATAGATGAATTTTGTGTTTACACTTGGATCCCAACCCCAAGATATCTCACTATGTATATGAAATATccccaaatgggaaaaaaatctgaaacacttttgGTCCCAAGACTTTTGGGTAAGGGCTAGTCAACCTGTATATTATTAGCATGGAATCGTATGCAGCTAGCGGAGATTACAGTCATAACAAGCAACAGGGAAAACCCCAGTGTGCAGTTAGCTGTGCTCCAATTCTCAACCAAGTGATATCTGATGCTTACAGCATTGTTAAGATGACATGAATTTTGGACAACATGTAGACAGGAACTTATAAACAACTTATTTTGTTGGGAAGAATTGTGGaagaattcatttgttttttgttaatatGAATGGTTTGgatatgataaagaaaaaagaaaaaaagaaaaacaaaaattcctctCCCCTCTCAAaagaaatggttttttttttttgtttgtttgtttttctcaaaaaCTTTTAAGGTCTTAAGTGAAGAGTCTGATATAAGTGAGTTATTTGAATATGCTAGCATGCTGCTGAGGgtgcgtgcctgtgtgtgtgtgtgtgtgtgtgtgttggggtgtggAAGTGTgaagagatgggggaggaggatggaTAGGGAACGAGATAAGATTAGGTAAAGATAAATTTCCAAAGTCCTGAGCAGAAAATGTAGACAGTTGAACTCTAATTAGGAATGTCGCTTTCACTATGGAGCCCTTATTCTGAATTTTGGTGTGCTTTAGAGCTTTGATTTGTAAACTCTCTGAtcttctcttcccaccccagGAAGCAGGAAGGCCAGGTATTTCTGACCAATGAAAATTCTAGTTCTGTGCAAAAACTGTCCCAGCAAGGGGATTCTGAGAGTATTAGCACCTCAATGAAAGTGATAGACATAGCTGGGCCTGGGATGGGCCTGGGGTAGGCTGGGGTTGGCAGTTGCCTTCCTGGTTGTTTACTTAATGAATGGTTTGTTTCCTTAGCCACCTGTTAATGTGCCTGGGATGTAGTTGTCAACTAACAAAGCCCCTGATGGACAGTTTCCCTGCTGTGCTGGTGCTAAAAAGATTTCTGTCTAGAGACTCTTGCATAGACTCACTCCTggctcttctccctccccaggggCAAACAATGAGATCTCAGTGGTGCATTCATAGTCAAAGCTACTTTACCTCCTGGAATCCCGAGTGTCCTCAGCAGGGATGCTTTTGTAGGTAGCCTCTCTTATCCTTCCTTCCCCCAACACATAGACACCGCTGGACCTGGGACCTTCTTTGCTAGAGTCTAGCTGCGCCCTCTCtaacctctctcttcctccctcctccattgATCACAACAGATTTACCTTTCTCAGTCTTGCCTGTCACTCAGTGATGGTGTCACTCACATTGGTAGGACTCAATAAGTGTTAGAATTCAATTCATCATCACAGTAACCCTGTGTATTAGGGAAGCCAAAATGTTTTCACTCTATACATGAAGATTCTAGCTCTGGAATCTTTCTCTAAAGTTTAGAGCAGTAAACTATAAACTAAGAGGGTGCCTGGAGCTTCATAAATGGGGTTAGATGGAACAGCACTGGGAAGCCTAGAAAGttagctggggagaagggggtggtGACCGCTTTGAACTTGTAGTTCAAGctaattttaaaggaaagtagGTGTGCCTCGGTGTATTAGCCTCATGCCTCAGTGTATTAACCTCGTAACTGCCAGGCAGGAATGTGGTCAAGAACTATAGGGTTGAACTGCTCTAAAATTGGGCTGGGAGAAgggtttcttcaacaaatacatTTCAGGAAACAAGGGAAGGAGAGCCTAGGGATTAAGATATTTAAGAGATGTAACAACAATGTACAACATGTGGACTTGAACCCTAATTTGAACTAACTGACCataaagtaattaaatatatatgtatgtatataagtatTAACTATGACAATGACATTATgcctatgctttttaaaaagatgctatCTTCTAAAGATTAGAGTTTGAGGTATTTATGAATCAAATGatgaattaatgttaaaataatccCTTATGGAGAGAGAagctataaatgaaaacaaaattggcTGAGTTGGTCACCATCAAAGCTTGGTGTCGGGCACATGAAGATTTATTACACTCTATTATTTTCACTTtgatatatgtttaaattttctgtaataaaaggtttttttaaaaatcctcttggAGGAAGTAAAAAGGACGGAAATAACTGAAAAGGCCACTGTGTTTGCGGTGTTCCATAGAGTCTGCAGATGGCTTTCCGTGCGAAAGATGTGGGAGAATGTTTACCTACGAATACTACAGAGACAAGCACATCAAGTACACCCCCTGTGTGGACAAGGGTGATAGGAAATTTCCCTGTTCTCTCTGCAAACGATCCTTTGAGAAGCGGGGCCGGCTCCGGATCCACATCCGTCACGTCCACGAGAAGCACAGGCCTCACCAGGTAAGCACGAGGAGGGACAAGGGCACTGTCACACTCCGGTTCCAAACTCCTGAACACACGGTGAGAGACTCTAGGTTCTAGATGTATGGAAATGATGCTAGACAGGACCACCTCCCTGAAGGACAGGGAGAGGCAGACATGAATAGCTGCAGTAACACATGTGTTAGGGTGGGTGTACCAGGCAGAGGAGGGTCATGAAGGAAGGCGTGTCCCCTGCTTCCCAGGTGCTTGGGTTATGAAAGGTGCATAGAGGAGGTGGTCTGGAGCCGAGTCTAGAGGCACAAATGGGGCATCTGATTCATACTGGAGGCAGACTCGGATGCGTGGGGAAAGGGTTGAGCCGTTCTAGGCAGGAAAGAACCTGCATGTGGCCTTAGGTAACTGAACCGTATTGAGGCATGGTCCAAAGAATGGAAGGCTTCTAGGGCAGGCCAGGAATTTTGTAAGGAAGAAAGTCAATGATGACATCAGGGAGtcattttctgttgtttcagaCACCTGGTCGCTCTGCCAGGCTTGGtgcaaaaatgtacaaaataccCTTGGGCTTAATTAGAAAGAGGAGTTTAGCTCAGCAGTTCCTTCAACAGTGTTCTAGCCAACCTCTCTGGAGGCAAAGCAGTTCGAGACCCTCGGGCACTCTCCAgccctttaagaaaaaagagagaaagaggaggagactTGGGCACAGAGGGATTCTTGCTCGACTCCAGCCCTGTGGACATGTGGACATTACCAGCGGAAGCTACAACCTTGAGCTCCggttttcctcatttaaaaactgagagtaggccgggcgcggtggctcacgcctgtaatcctagcactctgggaggccgaggtgggcggatcgtttgagctcaggagttcgagaccagcctgagcaagagcgagaccccagctctactaaaaaatagaaagaaatgatatggacagctaaaaatatatataaaaaaaaattagccgggcatggtggtgcatgcctgtagtcccagctactcaggaggctgagacaggaggatcgcttgagctcaggagtttgaggttgctgtgagctaggctgatgccacggcactcactctagcctgggcaacagagtgagactctgtctcaaaaaaaaaaaaaaacaaaactgagagtAATGGTCATGAAATTGTCTTTATCTCTCCCTTCCCAAGCTTTTAGAAAAATCACATTCAGTCACTATATTATATATTCCTGTAAAGTTTCAGTGCTCTTATAATTATCATGTATTATTTGTGTAATtctcaaaggattttaaaataataagacagTAAAGTTATTTC contains these protein-coding regions:
- the PRDM14 gene encoding PR domain zinc finger protein 14, which gives rise to MALPLWPGTALPPWPGTALPRPGEAGPQDKVCHLPESSRQLLAAYCTYFATYDHYRSPVTTEEEDFQPFRQLKAAVSAAPAMPRFAFPTAPPVLNPDLALQREPLYDLPWYDKSPPYYQFPHLPREFPHFLNSSREYVGTSSEDLGPVGGRSASGQWCRSETVISPSPVDASGLPEGLNTSQLSCSPSKRSEDDPKSSNPEGKSPGRFHFTEKDLHLVLYGVAPSLEHPASLHHAISGLLVPTDSAGSDSLPHTLDKDSLQLPEGLCLMKTMFGEVPHFGVFCSSFIAKGMRFGPFQGTVVNASEVKTYGDNSLMWEIFEDDHLSHFIDGNGSTRNWMSYVNCARFPKEQNLVAVQCQGHIFYESYKEIHQNQELLVWYGDCYDKFLDIPTGLQLPEPRKEPSEESADGFPCERCGRMFTYEYYRDKHIKYTPCVDKGDRKFPCSLCKRSFEKRGRLRIHIRHVHEKHRPHQCSTCGKRFTQSSTLRKHMRVHSGERPYQCMYCTKKFSASSILRTHIRQHSGEKPFKCKHCGKSFASHAAHDSHVRRSHKEDEYGSCGICGKTFPDQETFHSHMKLHGDN